The following are encoded together in the Pedobacter steynii genome:
- the rimO gene encoding 30S ribosomal protein S12 methylthiotransferase RimO: MNTKTVSKIIPVKKPKINVITLGCSKNLYDSEVLMGQLRGNSMDVVHESDKMGKDDIVVINTCGFIDNAKQESIDTILQYSELKEAGKIGKVIVTGCLSERYKPELESEITNVDAFFGTNDLNNILHSLGANYKHELIGERLLTTPSHFAYFKIAEGCNRPCSFCAIPLMRGKHVSRDMQELVNEAKILAANGTKELILIAQDLTYYGLDIYGKRNLDELLRRLSDVAGIEWIRLQYAYPSGFPMEILDAMNERENICKYLDMPLQHITDNMLKSMRRGITKQKTIDIVNQIRDKVPNIAMRTTLICGYPGETEQDFEEMLSWVEETRFDRLGCFTYSHEEKTHAHNLVDDVPEEVKQERVDAIMELQQGISFDINQEKVGKTYKVLVDRKEGDFFIGRTEFDSPEVDNEVLIDAATGYAANGSFVNVKIDRAEDFDLYGQIVK; the protein is encoded by the coding sequence ATGAATACAAAAACCGTATCTAAGATTATCCCTGTTAAAAAACCTAAAATCAATGTCATTACTTTGGGTTGTTCCAAAAACCTTTATGATTCAGAAGTTTTAATGGGGCAGCTTCGCGGCAATAGCATGGATGTGGTTCATGAATCTGATAAAATGGGTAAGGACGATATTGTAGTCATCAATACCTGCGGTTTTATCGACAATGCAAAACAGGAATCTATCGATACCATCCTGCAATACAGTGAGCTTAAAGAAGCTGGAAAAATAGGAAAGGTAATTGTTACCGGATGTTTGTCTGAAAGGTACAAACCCGAGTTGGAATCAGAGATTACCAATGTAGATGCTTTTTTCGGCACCAACGATTTAAATAACATTCTACATTCCTTAGGTGCGAATTACAAACACGAGCTGATTGGAGAAAGGTTACTGACCACTCCTTCTCATTTCGCATATTTCAAAATTGCAGAGGGCTGTAACCGTCCCTGCTCTTTCTGTGCCATTCCTTTAATGCGTGGAAAACACGTTTCCCGCGATATGCAGGAGTTGGTGAATGAAGCAAAAATTCTTGCTGCTAACGGAACAAAAGAACTGATTCTGATTGCTCAGGATCTGACTTATTACGGTCTGGATATTTACGGAAAACGTAATCTGGACGAGTTGTTAAGACGCCTTTCTGATGTTGCCGGAATTGAATGGATCAGGTTACAATATGCTTACCCTTCAGGTTTCCCTATGGAAATTCTGGATGCCATGAATGAGCGTGAGAACATCTGTAAATATCTGGATATGCCATTACAGCATATTACGGATAACATGTTGAAATCTATGCGTCGCGGGATTACGAAACAAAAAACTATAGATATCGTTAACCAGATCAGAGATAAAGTGCCTAATATCGCTATGCGTACCACTTTAATTTGTGGGTATCCGGGCGAAACAGAACAGGATTTTGAAGAAATGCTGAGCTGGGTAGAAGAGACCAGGTTCGACAGACTGGGATGTTTCACTTATTCTCATGAGGAAAAAACCCATGCCCATAACCTGGTGGATGACGTACCTGAAGAAGTAAAACAGGAACGTGTGGATGCCATTATGGAATTACAACAGGGAATTTCATTTGATATCAATCAGGAAAAAGTAGGAAAAACCTATAAAGTTCTGGTGGATAGAAAAGAGGGTGATTTCTTTATCGGACGTACAGAATTTGACTCTCCGGAGGTTGATAATGAGGTTTTAATTGATGCTGCGACAGGTTACGCAGCCAATGGAAGCTTTGTTAACGTGAAGATTGACAGAGCGGAGGACTTCGATCTATATGGACAAATTGTAAAATAA
- the rpmB gene encoding 50S ribosomal protein L28: MSRVCDLTGKMAMTGFNVSHSNVKTKRKFYPNLQLQKFYIPDEDRWITLKVSTSAIKTINKIGITEAINRFMKKGYL; this comes from the coding sequence ATGTCTAGAGTTTGTGATTTAACCGGAAAAATGGCAATGACAGGTTTTAATGTTTCTCACTCAAACGTTAAAACTAAGCGTAAGTTTTATCCCAACTTACAACTTCAGAAATTTTATATTCCTGATGAGGATCGTTGGATAACACTGAAAGTTTCTACTTCAGCTATCAAAACCATCAATAAAATTGGTATTACTGAGGCGATCAACCGCTTCATGAAAAAAGGATATTTGTAA
- a CDS encoding DUF6443 domain-containing protein → MKNILKFQIPYLHILIGSTALLWTKPVICQTPSNNQNYIMEATVRVSGKTTDSQLTGLPVGQVNRTFQYVDGLGRALQTVQWNASPGFRDLVTPIAYDAFGREDKKYLPYSAGVAQSNGSYKPTGLAEQNSFYTNPGTTSGWVAPGVTTIPNNTAFSKTVFEASTLNRVLEQGAPGAIWQPAATRTAAGGRTAVINYGTNISNEVKLWTVTPTGGASTAAAYLPGKLYKTVSKDENWLSGKTGTVEEFKDLEGRVVLKRIWETETVSLSTYYVYDDLGNLRYVIPPAVIVTSFTEAGTDVPFNQYIYAYHYDGRKRLIEKKLPGKGWEYLLYNKIDQLVGTQDALQRAKAPQEWTVTKYDALGRIVLTGIYVHPSSTANTPYRDALQTILNAATQTPLWEGKLITAAPHGYTSVSWPQTGIATTLTVNYYDDYSIYGLTVAPYNLFASYSNMTKTLLTASKVNVLGTSHMLWKVNYYNNKAQVVRSIQQHYKGGTAALTVNNYDDITKTYYFSGEDSTSVRKHYVNGVEQLYVANRFTYDHVGRPKDTYQKTGDNAATTNAEILLSRNNYNEVGQLTSKSLHSTNLTTPSFFQTITYAYNSRGWLKSQSSPLFTQNLKYEEVIAGVTSQYNGNISRQEWGAGKYYNYVYDRLNRLKSGLSSDNNHEKSIIYDVMGNIQGMQRYSANVLTDQLKYNYTGNRLTSVGDTSTNSSAVFQLPGTTTYAYDANGNMVSRANATSTANNIAAITYNFLNLPATMTAGTNAITYTYDATGAKLGKAVGATILNEYISGIQYEQGILKYLQTAEGRVVRNSPTNYSYEYTLEDHLGNGRLYFDINAGVARKIQETDYYPFGLDIQRSLIGTENKYQYNGKEKQDQEKMYDYGARFYDPVIGRWNVIDPLAEQMRRYSPYTFVYNNPLRFVDPDGMKGDDWVKYELDGKSYAKWDDNVTDQASAEKLYGKGSLYAGKEGTATTASGYKINLNSDKSWSYDLPQLDAGPEGPSIAEAVRGNMATLNVAEGVATGTALFAAGTLGATESATSYLLGQGARKADLLGKLAEYSFSTGRATATTLTEQLSMAEITSNPTLGTVLRSVGPMKDTRWFGWSKLQYSHEALDGSKTTIHYVGKFVGDVLKAVDDFKFK, encoded by the coding sequence ATGAAAAATATATTAAAATTTCAGATACCTTATTTACATATCCTTATTGGTAGTACAGCGTTGTTATGGACAAAACCGGTCATATGTCAGACACCAAGCAATAATCAGAACTACATCATGGAAGCTACGGTCAGGGTTTCAGGAAAGACCACAGATAGTCAGCTAACTGGATTACCTGTAGGACAAGTGAACCGGACCTTCCAATATGTTGATGGTTTGGGCAGAGCGTTACAGACAGTACAATGGAATGCCAGCCCTGGGTTCAGGGATTTAGTGACCCCGATTGCATATGATGCTTTTGGTCGAGAGGATAAAAAATATTTACCTTACTCGGCTGGAGTAGCCCAAAGTAACGGAAGTTATAAACCAACCGGACTTGCAGAGCAAAACTCATTCTATACCAATCCAGGTACCACTTCAGGCTGGGTTGCTCCAGGAGTAACGACGATTCCGAACAATACCGCCTTTTCCAAAACGGTATTTGAGGCTTCTACTCTAAACCGGGTTTTGGAGCAAGGTGCTCCCGGAGCAATATGGCAACCTGCAGCTACCCGAACGGCAGCAGGAGGAAGAACAGCAGTAATAAATTATGGAACCAATATTAGTAATGAGGTAAAACTATGGACAGTGACCCCAACTGGTGGCGCAAGTACAGCAGCAGCTTACTTACCCGGAAAACTATATAAGACCGTTAGCAAAGATGAAAACTGGCTTAGTGGAAAAACAGGTACAGTTGAAGAATTCAAGGATCTTGAAGGACGGGTGGTATTGAAACGAATCTGGGAAACGGAAACGGTTTCTCTGTCTACTTACTATGTGTATGATGATTTAGGAAACTTGCGTTATGTGATCCCTCCAGCGGTTATTGTAACTTCATTTACGGAAGCAGGAACGGATGTTCCTTTTAACCAGTATATCTATGCTTATCATTATGATGGCAGAAAAAGACTGATTGAAAAGAAACTTCCGGGAAAAGGATGGGAATATCTCCTGTATAACAAAATAGATCAATTGGTAGGAACTCAGGATGCTTTGCAAAGAGCGAAGGCGCCACAGGAATGGACCGTAACAAAATACGATGCACTTGGAAGAATTGTATTGACCGGTATCTATGTTCATCCTTCTAGTACTGCAAATACACCTTACCGGGATGCATTACAGACGATACTCAATGCAGCAACTCAAACTCCTTTATGGGAAGGAAAGCTGATTACTGCTGCACCACATGGCTATACGAGTGTAAGCTGGCCACAAACCGGTATTGCCACAACACTTACGGTCAATTATTACGATGATTATAGTATATACGGTTTAACAGTTGCGCCATATAACCTTTTTGCTTCCTATAGCAACATGACCAAAACATTGCTAACCGCAAGTAAGGTAAACGTACTTGGAACGAGCCATATGCTATGGAAAGTGAATTATTATAATAATAAAGCACAAGTAGTGAGAAGTATCCAGCAACATTATAAAGGAGGAACAGCAGCGTTAACAGTTAACAATTATGATGACATCACCAAAACTTATTATTTCTCTGGTGAGGACAGCACCAGTGTCCGTAAGCATTATGTAAACGGAGTAGAACAGCTTTATGTAGCAAACCGGTTTACTTATGATCATGTGGGCAGGCCAAAGGACACTTACCAGAAAACCGGAGATAATGCGGCAACAACGAATGCGGAGATTTTGTTGAGCAGAAATAATTATAATGAAGTCGGGCAGTTAACAAGTAAAAGCTTGCATAGTACAAACTTGACCACTCCATCTTTTTTCCAGACCATTACTTATGCTTATAACTCAAGAGGCTGGTTAAAGAGCCAGAGTTCACCTTTGTTCACTCAGAACCTAAAATATGAAGAGGTGATTGCAGGGGTAACTTCTCAATATAACGGCAATATCAGTCGTCAGGAATGGGGAGCAGGAAAATACTATAACTATGTCTATGATAGGTTAAATCGGTTGAAATCCGGATTGAGCAGTGATAATAACCATGAAAAGTCAATTATTTATGATGTGATGGGAAACATTCAGGGCATGCAGCGCTATAGCGCAAATGTGTTAACTGATCAGCTGAAATACAATTACACTGGAAACAGGTTAACATCTGTTGGGGACACCAGCACGAACTCCTCAGCAGTTTTTCAACTTCCGGGAACCACTACTTACGCATATGATGCCAACGGTAATATGGTTTCCAGAGCGAATGCAACCAGTACCGCGAACAATATTGCTGCGATCACTTATAATTTTCTAAACCTTCCTGCAACCATGACTGCAGGAACCAATGCGATTACTTATACTTACGATGCGACTGGTGCGAAACTGGGAAAAGCTGTTGGCGCGACTATATTAAATGAATATATTAGTGGTATCCAATATGAGCAGGGGATACTGAAATACCTTCAGACTGCTGAAGGACGCGTAGTGAGAAATAGCCCTACGAATTACAGTTACGAATATACCCTGGAAGACCATTTAGGTAATGGTCGATTGTACTTTGATATTAATGCTGGCGTTGCAAGGAAAATTCAGGAAACGGATTATTATCCTTTTGGGCTGGACATACAGAGGAGCTTGATTGGAACAGAGAATAAATACCAATATAACGGAAAGGAAAAGCAAGATCAGGAGAAAATGTACGATTATGGGGCCAGGTTCTATGATCCGGTAATAGGCCGCTGGAATGTAATAGATCCGCTTGCTGAGCAGATGAGAAGGTATTCTCCATACACTTTCGTGTATAATAATCCATTACGTTTTGTTGATCCTGATGGGATGAAAGGTGATGATTGGGTTAAGTACGAGCTTGATGGTAAATCTTATGCAAAGTGGGATGATAATGTAACTGATCAGGCATCAGCAGAGAAGCTTTATGGAAAAGGATCTTTGTATGCAGGTAAAGAGGGAACTGCCACAACTGCATCTGGGTATAAGATTAACTTAAATTCGGATAAGAGCTGGAGCTATGATCTTCCTCAATTGGATGCCGGGCCAGAAGGACCGTCAATTGCCGAGGCTGTTAGAGGTAATATGGCAACTCTTAATGTGGCAGAAGGCGTCGCAACCGGAACGGCATTATTCGCTGCAGGAACACTTGGGGCAACAGAAAGTGCAACATCATATTTACTTGGGCAAGGTGCAAGAAAAGCTGATCTTTTAGGCAAATTAGCAGAGTATAGCTTTTCTACAGGAAGAGCCACCGCTACAACGCTTACTGAGCAATTGTCTATGGCGGAGATAACATCTAATCCTACCTTGGGAACTGTTTTGAGAAGTGTGGGGCCTATGAAGGATACGAGATGGTTTGGTTGGAGTAAATTGCAATATAGTCATGAAGCACTAGATGGATCTAAAACAACTATTCATTATGTTGGTAAATTTGTTGGTGACGTATTAAAGGCTGTTGATGACTTTAAATTTAAATAG
- the ftsY gene encoding signal recognition particle-docking protein FtsY, whose protein sequence is MGLFDFFKKKETAPEAQEALDKGLEKTKEGFFSKITKAVAGKSTVDDDVLDNLEEVLVTSDVGVSTTLKIIDRIQNRVAKDKYLSTSELNHLLRDEIQLLLSENNSNDFRKFEYGQHKPYVIMVVGVNGVGKTTTIGKLAHKLKAENLKVVLGAADTFRAAAVEQIKLWGERVGVRVVAQAMGSDPASVAFDTLQSAVANGEDVVIIDTAGRLHNKIGLMNELGKIKNVMEKVIPNAPHEILLVLDGSTGQNAFEQCKQFTEATDVNALAITKLDGTAKGGVVIGISDQFKIPVKYIGVGEGVNDLQLFDKKAFVDSLFN, encoded by the coding sequence ATGGGTTTATTCGATTTTTTCAAGAAAAAGGAAACCGCTCCGGAAGCGCAGGAAGCTCTAGACAAGGGATTAGAGAAAACTAAAGAAGGCTTTTTCAGCAAGATCACCAAGGCAGTTGCCGGTAAGTCGACTGTAGATGATGATGTACTGGATAATCTGGAAGAAGTTTTGGTTACTTCTGATGTTGGGGTAAGTACTACCTTAAAAATTATAGATCGTATACAAAACCGTGTAGCTAAGGACAAGTACCTATCGACTTCCGAGCTGAACCACCTGCTGCGGGATGAGATTCAACTGCTATTATCGGAGAACAACAGCAATGACTTCCGTAAATTTGAATACGGACAGCATAAGCCTTATGTCATTATGGTTGTTGGGGTAAATGGGGTAGGTAAAACGACCACCATTGGCAAGCTGGCACATAAACTTAAAGCAGAAAACCTGAAGGTAGTTTTGGGTGCGGCAGATACATTCAGAGCGGCGGCTGTAGAACAGATTAAACTCTGGGGCGAGCGTGTTGGTGTACGTGTAGTGGCACAGGCTATGGGTTCTGACCCTGCTTCCGTAGCATTTGACACTTTGCAATCAGCGGTAGCAAATGGTGAGGATGTTGTGATCATCGATACTGCGGGACGTCTGCACAATAAGATAGGCCTGATGAATGAATTGGGCAAGATAAAAAATGTGATGGAAAAGGTAATTCCGAATGCCCCACATGAAATACTTCTGGTATTGGACGGTTCAACCGGGCAGAATGCCTTTGAACAATGCAAGCAATTTACAGAGGCAACCGATGTAAATGCATTGGCCATTACCAAACTGGATGGCACTGCCAAAGGTGGTGTTGTGATCGGAATTTCCGATCAGTTTAAAATTCCGGTAAAATACATAGGCGTTGGCGAAGGCGTAAACGACCTGCAACTATTTGACAAAAAAGCTTTTGTAGACAGTTTATTTAATTAA
- the bshC gene encoding bacillithiol biosynthesis cysteine-adding enzyme BshC, with protein sequence MQAKYISYQETNAFSSAVLDYISGKDQLSTFYKYTPDFEGFAKAIANRSFKGNRSTLTQILQKQYSGMKPSALVAQNINLLADDRTFTITTGHQLNIFTGPLYFIYKIITAINLAKELKLQFPQYNFVPVYWMATEDHDFEEINHVKIEDRMLTWNKKAAGATGRLSTKDITEVLIAYKGYLGISENGLKLSEMVEHAYTSHDKLSDATRELVDGLFGKYGLVCVDADEHELKKQFADIIEADITGQHSFQHISASNAALEEKGYKTQVNPREINFFYMTDQLRERIVEEDQVYKVMNTDIRFTEAELQQEILNFPERFSPNVVMRPVYQEVILPNLAYIGGGAEVTYWLQLKANFDYYKIDFPVLLLRNSALVIDKRSEVRMQILGINHTNLFKDPLTLKNDWIKAHVTLQLSLDDEERAIRAVFDQIKLNAYKIDKTLSQSADAAKTRALKLITNLEKKMLRAEKRKHDTSLTQIDNLKEKLFPTGVLQERVLNIAPMYVLYGDDFINSLILNFKPLDHQFTVLFASS encoded by the coding sequence ATGCAGGCCAAATACATCTCTTACCAGGAAACAAATGCCTTCTCCTCCGCTGTACTGGATTACATCAGTGGGAAGGATCAGTTAAGTACTTTTTATAAGTATACACCGGACTTCGAAGGCTTTGCAAAAGCCATCGCTAACCGCAGCTTTAAAGGAAACCGGTCTACACTGACCCAGATCCTGCAAAAGCAATATTCAGGCATGAAGCCATCAGCTTTAGTTGCCCAAAACATTAACCTTCTGGCTGATGACCGGACCTTTACCATTACTACCGGTCATCAGCTCAATATATTTACAGGCCCCCTTTATTTCATTTATAAGATCATTACGGCTATCAATCTTGCAAAAGAATTGAAGCTGCAATTTCCGCAGTATAATTTTGTACCTGTTTATTGGATGGCTACGGAAGATCATGATTTTGAAGAAATCAATCATGTGAAAATTGAGGACAGAATGCTGACCTGGAACAAGAAGGCAGCAGGCGCTACAGGAAGGTTAAGTACAAAAGACATCACAGAGGTACTCATTGCCTATAAAGGTTATCTGGGGATCAGTGAAAATGGCTTAAAGCTATCTGAAATGGTAGAACATGCGTATACCAGCCATGATAAACTTTCTGATGCCACACGTGAACTGGTAGATGGGCTATTCGGGAAGTACGGTTTAGTTTGCGTAGATGCAGACGAACATGAGCTTAAGAAACAATTTGCAGATATTATTGAAGCAGATATTACCGGACAACATAGTTTTCAGCACATTTCGGCCAGCAATGCGGCATTGGAAGAAAAAGGCTATAAAACCCAGGTCAATCCGAGAGAGATCAATTTCTTTTATATGACCGACCAGCTTCGGGAACGGATTGTAGAGGAAGATCAGGTTTATAAGGTGATGAACACGGACATCCGTTTTACGGAAGCCGAGCTGCAACAGGAAATCCTTAATTTCCCGGAAAGATTTAGTCCGAATGTGGTGATGAGACCGGTATATCAGGAGGTGATCCTACCCAACCTGGCCTATATTGGTGGAGGTGCTGAAGTTACCTATTGGCTACAACTGAAAGCAAATTTTGATTATTATAAAATAGATTTCCCGGTATTGTTACTTCGCAACTCTGCATTGGTTATTGATAAACGCAGTGAAGTAAGGATGCAGATTCTGGGAATCAATCATACCAATCTTTTTAAAGATCCGTTGACGCTTAAAAACGACTGGATTAAAGCACATGTGACCTTACAGTTGTCGCTGGACGATGAAGAGCGTGCCATCAGGGCAGTATTTGATCAGATTAAGCTCAATGCTTACAAGATCGACAAAACACTTTCTCAATCTGCCGATGCGGCTAAAACAAGGGCCTTAAAACTCATTACCAATCTGGAGAAAAAAATGCTAAGGGCAGAAAAGCGCAAGCATGATACCTCATTAACCCAGATTGACAATTTAAAAGAAAAGTTGTTCCCTACCGGAGTCTTGCAGGAGCGTGTGTTAAACATCGCCCCTATGTATGTACTCTATGGAGATGACTTTATCAATTCTCTGATTCTTAATTTCAAACCTTTAGACCATCAGTTTACGGTCCTTTTTGCTTCATCATAA
- the rpmG gene encoding 50S ribosomal protein L33 — MAKKGNRVQVILECTEHKTSGMPGMSRYISTKNRKNTTERLELKKFNPVLKKVTVHKEIK, encoded by the coding sequence ATGGCAAAAAAAGGTAACAGAGTACAAGTTATTCTAGAGTGTACGGAGCATAAAACTAGTGGCATGCCTGGTATGTCTAGATATATCTCTACTAAAAACCGTAAAAACACTACTGAGAGATTAGAATTGAAAAAATTCAATCCAGTTTTGAAAAAGGTAACTGTACATAAAGAAATTAAGTAA
- a CDS encoding DUF4295 domain-containing protein, translating to MAKKVVATLKTGKGKEYSKVITMTKSPKSGAYSFKEVIVHNDHVQDAISASKK from the coding sequence ATGGCAAAAAAGGTAGTTGCAACCCTTAAAACGGGAAAAGGAAAAGAATATTCAAAAGTTATTACAATGACTAAATCACCTAAATCTGGTGCTTATTCTTTCAAAGAAGTTATTGTTCACAACGATCACGTTCAAGATGCTATTTCTGCATCTAAAAAATAA
- a CDS encoding Ldh family oxidoreductase yields the protein MIFHTFTEQKIRHFTENVFLKMGCPEVDAQLAADVLLKSDLRGIDSHGVARLSGYVRLWEKERINATPNVKVVYETATTATVDGDAGLGLVVAPFAMKVAIEKAKIYGSGWVSVKNSNHFGIAGYHALMAVEQDMIGISMTNASPLVAPTYANERLLGTNPMCYAFPAGKYPPLVVDMATAAAANGKLEIAQRANMPIPEGWVQDKDGNSSTSAHQLKDGGSLLPLGSDKDHGSHKGYGLSATVDILSAVLSGANYGPWVPPFVAFLEPSANPVGEGIGHFFGAMRIDGFRPAEDFKNHLDNWIERFKSAKTVDPDKKVIIPGEPEYAFEQERKVQGIPLIDVVVNDLNELAAKLGIEGL from the coding sequence ATGATTTTCCACACCTTTACCGAACAAAAAATACGTCATTTTACAGAAAACGTATTCCTGAAAATGGGATGTCCTGAGGTTGATGCACAGCTGGCAGCAGATGTCTTATTAAAATCTGACCTGAGGGGAATCGATTCTCATGGGGTTGCCCGTTTGAGTGGCTATGTGAGGCTATGGGAGAAGGAACGGATCAATGCCACACCCAATGTTAAAGTAGTGTATGAAACGGCAACTACAGCTACGGTAGATGGTGATGCAGGATTGGGATTAGTGGTTGCGCCTTTTGCCATGAAAGTGGCCATTGAGAAGGCTAAAATTTATGGTAGCGGGTGGGTTTCAGTAAAAAATTCCAATCATTTTGGGATTGCAGGATACCATGCATTAATGGCTGTAGAACAGGATATGATCGGAATCAGCATGACCAATGCCAGTCCGCTTGTGGCCCCTACTTATGCCAATGAAAGACTATTGGGGACTAACCCGATGTGCTATGCTTTTCCTGCCGGAAAATATCCTCCCTTAGTTGTGGATATGGCCACCGCAGCAGCTGCAAATGGGAAACTGGAAATTGCTCAGCGAGCAAACATGCCCATTCCTGAGGGCTGGGTACAGGATAAAGATGGAAATTCTTCTACAAGTGCGCATCAACTAAAAGATGGGGGTTCACTCCTACCTCTTGGTAGCGACAAAGATCATGGAAGTCATAAAGGATATGGTTTAAGTGCTACGGTTGACATTTTATCAGCGGTGCTTTCAGGTGCCAATTATGGACCCTGGGTACCTCCTTTTGTGGCCTTTCTGGAGCCTTCGGCAAACCCGGTTGGGGAAGGTATCGGTCATTTCTTTGGCGCAATGCGAATTGATGGTTTCCGTCCTGCGGAGGATTTTAAAAATCATTTAGACAACTGGATTGAACGTTTTAAATCGGCAAAGACTGTTGATCCGGATAAAAAAGTGATCATTCCCGGTGAACCGGAGTATGCTTTTGAACAGGAACGCAAAGTTCAGGGCATTCCGTTAATTGATGTGGTGGTGAATGACCTGAATGAACTCGCGGCAAAGTTGGGGATTGAAGGATTGTAA